The Flavobacteriales bacterium genome includes the window CTGAGCGCAGGCTCTCACCCTGTATCTCTTCCACCTCGTAGACTTCCTGCACATTGGCACTCAATTTCAGGGCCGGTCCTTTGTAGAAGCGATAATCGATGGAGCCATTGATTCCCATGCTTCGAGCATAACCCGTAGAATTGGCATAGATGATCTTATCGTTCTCGCTGTAATCTGGGAGTATCTTATTGCTGAAATGTGTGAAATAGGCATCCAGCCCGATGGTACCTGAACCTTCTCCCAAGCTGTACACATGACTTATATCCAAAGAAACACTCATACTGCGCTCCGGATCCAGAGTTTCGGTGATGACCACTTCTCGCTGACCGCTGATGAAGGCATGATCCTCAGTGAAGAGGTTGACCACGCGGAATCCCGTTCCTCCGTTCAATCGTATCGTAGTCCAGTCACTGGGTCGATACTTCAAGTTCAATCGAGGAGAAGTGATAAATCCGTGCTGGGAATAGTGATCCAGGCGCAGTCCGCTGAGCAGGGACCAATCGGCATTCAAGTTCCACTCGTCTTGAAGGAAGACGCCTGGTATGAATTGGGATTGCGGTGCATTGATGATTACTCCTGTATCATCCAGGGTGCGAGTGGCCATGGTATTGTCATCATAGTACTGATATCGGGTCGTCAGTCCCGAGGTCAAGTGGTGATGTCCCTCTGACCGATTCCAAATGAGATTAGCGAATCCGATACGCTGTTGGGCCAGGTATTGATCCGACCCGTAGTAGCTGTCCTGGTCATGGTCCGAGAAGGAGAAGTCCAATCTCAATCGATTATCGTCTAGCAGACCATAGGATCCGAAGAGTTCCCAGCGTTGCGTATAGATACTCTCCCCGTATATCTGATCGTCCCCTCGCAGGTCGCGGTAGCCTCGGTCCACCATGTACTCTTCTACACCGTTCCTACGGTCCTCGTAATAGTACTTAGCCGCTATATCGAATCTTCTTCCACTGTTCCGGTGGATGTCCCATTTGCTGAAGAGGATGTAGCGGTCCATGTTGATCACGTCCCCGAATCCATCCCCATTTTCGTCATGGAAATCATTGATATATGCATGGTTGAGACCGACATACCCTTTGCTTTTACCGATGCGAGGAGAAAGGGTGACATTGCTGAAGGCCTCTCCAT containing:
- a CDS encoding TonB-dependent receptor, with product MDAARAAEIRGTVSDSHGVLAFAHVLLSPGEHGATTDAEGNFILTEIPAGEYTLQVSFVGYQKYERTISLTTSEVKDIDIELSPRIDLEEVVVTGNLRPTYVSMSPIKVEVMTKEHLSMNLPSASSSVLQSISLINGVQEVLACGVCYTSSISINGLDGAYTAVLVDGMPMFGNLASVYGLNGIPNSMVERIEVIKGPNSTLYGSEAMAGVINVITKKHEGMPLLSVDMMGTDHGEAFSNVTLSPRIGKSKGYVGLNHAYINDFHDENGDGFGDVINMDRYILFSKWDIHRNSGRRFDIAAKYYYEDRRNGVEEYMVDRGYRDLRGDDQIYGESIYTQRWELFGSYGLLDDNRLRLDFSFSDHDQDSYYGSDQYLAQQRIGFANLIWNRSEGHHHLTSGLTTRYQYYDDNTMATRTLDDTGVIINAPQSQFIPGVFLQDEWNLNADWSLLSGLRLDHYSQHGFITSPRLNLKYRPSDWTTIRLNGGTGFRVVNLFTEDHAFISGQREVVITETLDPERSMSVSLDISHVYSLGEGSGTIGLDAYFTHFSNKILPDYSENDKIIYANSTGYARSMGINGSIDYRFYKGPALKLSANVQEVYEVEEIQGESLRSAVEFAADWSGQVTVNYRWPKPALDMAYTSNIRGPMTLPEIYDLDTEGQPVGEPRNTRSPVFATHNIQLTRTWGAFTVYSGVQNLMDYTQGISPLSGYNDPNAPIGFSEYFDTSYFYSPLEGREFYLGLRWNTRGR